In Kwoniella dejecticola CBS 10117 chromosome 4, complete sequence, one genomic interval encodes:
- a CDS encoding FK506-binding protein 1 translates to MGVTVETLSQGDGKTFPKPGDQVTIHYVGTLLDGSKFDSSRDRGSPFVCRIGQGQVIKGWDEGVPQLSVGQKAILTCTPDYAYGARGFPPVIPANSTLKFEVELLKVN, encoded by the exons ATGGGTGTCACTGTTGAA ACTCTCTCTCAAGGTGACGGAAAGACTTTCCCTAAGCCAGGGGACCAAGTCACCATCCACT ACGTCGGTACCCTCCTTGACGGATCTAAATTCGATTCTTCAAGAGACAGAGGATCCCCCTTTGTCTGCCGAATTGGCCAAGG CCAAGTCATCAAAGGCTGGGATGAGGGTGTTCCTCAACTCTCCGTCGGCCAAAAGGCCATCTTGACCTGTACCCCCGACTACGCTTACGGTGctaga GGTTTCCCCCCTGTCATCCCTGCTAACTCTACCCTCAAgttcgaag TCGAGCTCCTCAAGGTCAACTAG